From the Salipiger sp. CCB-MM3 genome, the window CCTTACGGCGACCGACGTCAAAGTGCGGGCGATTTCGGAAATCCACGCACGCAACGCCCATTTCCTGCGCGAGCAGACCGAGGTCGCGATCCTGCGCCGGGTCGCCGAGATCGCCGACACGGCGCTGCTGACCGACCTGCGCGAGCAGATCATGCGGCAGAAGCTGGTCAGTGCCCGCGGGCCGCAGGACCTGCTGCGCCTCGACGACCGGTTTCACCTGACGCTGTGCGAGGCCGCTGGCTATGGCAGTCTCTGGCCGCAACTGGAGCGCTGGAAGCGCTGCACAGATCGGGTGCATTTCACCATGGGCACCTATGATTCCTCTCCCGAGGCCGCGATCGAACAGCAT encodes:
- a CDS encoding GntR family transcriptional regulator, with amino-acid sequence MMDFREEFSPAPACDLSPAHELVRALRDAISRNRFSPGLRLNLTELAETTSFSRESIEAAALLLEDEGLVARLTATDVKVRAISEIHARNAHFLREQTEVAILRRVAEIADTALLTDLREQIMRQKLVSARGPQDLLRLDDRFHLTLCEAAGYGSLWPQLERWKRCTDRVHFTMGTYDSSPEAAIEQHAAIVDCLAMRDGDGAAAAMRYHLQQAKRLLAEFLHDETKRPDPT